GGTTGTTTTTTTCCTGGTGACTTCAGTGGCGGTGTCTCCGGCTAAGGCTGTAGATGTAACCACTGTCATGGAAACCACCCCTCGGGTTTTGGCAGCGGAGACTACTCGTCGCAATGAGGCAGATGAAGTTTTGAGAAAGATAGGTCAAAAAATCGACCTCAACAACAGTGACGTGCGTGACTTTCGCCAGTTGAGAGGCTTTTATCCCAAACTAGCTAGTATAATAATCCAAAATGCCCCCTATGAGAAGGTAGAGGATGTACTAAACATCCCTGGCTTAACCGAAGCGCAAAAACAAAGACTACAAGCCAACTTGGACAACTTTGTAGTCACCCCTCCCTCCCCCGTATTCAATGAAGGGGATGAGCGTTACAATCCCGGTGTTTACTAGTGTTTATTGGTTGTCAAACCCAGTCAAAACCACAAGGGGGGCCCCCCCCAAGGGGTTGAGACCTAGATGAAGGGTCTACCACTCGGCCAAGAGGGGGGACAACCCCCCTAATTTACACAAATGATAGGAAGGGTATAATCTCCCTCCTATAGACTATAACACAACTGACGGAAATCGTCACCCCTTTCTTCAAAACTGCTATACTGGTCGAAACTGGCACAGGCGGGGGAAAGGAGGACCACTCTAGCATTGAATTTTTCTGCCATTTCCCTGCTACGGGGCACAGCCTTAGCCATATTTTCTACAATTTCGTGACTACTGAAGCCAGCCTGACTGAGGCGCTGGGCAAGGGAGGGGGCGGCGTCGCCTATGAGTAGGACAAAGGCGCATTTTTCCTTGATTTTGGCTATCCATCCGGTGTCATCCCCTTTTTTGGCCAACCCGCCGGCAATGAGAATGACAGGTGCCTCAACGGCATCCAATCCCACCAAGGCGGCATCGTAGTTAGTAGCTTTGCTGTCGTTAATATAATCCACCCCATTAATAGTCCTAACCAATTCTAGCCTATGGGGAACTCCTTTAAAGGTGGAGATGGCATCTACAATAGCCTGTTTATCTACACCAGCCAGTCTAGCGGCGGCTATTGCCATGAGGAGATTTTGTTGATTGTGTCTGCCTACCATTTTAAAGATGGAAACGGGGGCAATTAATTCTCTGAAGGCGACAATCCAGGAGTCTTCCAGATAAACACCCTTTTCCAAATCTCCTAACAGGTATTCTTTGCCTCTTATACTAGTCCAGTGTACATTTTTCCACTGTAGATTCAAGCCGAAGTTGTAGAGATGGGCGTCGTCAGCGTTAAGGATTTTTAAGTGTGAGCGTTCCAGGAGAGTTGCTTTTATGCGATGATAGTTTTCAATGGTTTTGTGTCTTTCTAGATGGTCAGGGGTGAAGGTAGTCCAGATGCCGATTTTGGGTGATAATTCAAAGGAGGATTCTATCTGATAGCTACTGATTTCCGCTACCACCCAGTCTAGGGGGTTGGTGATTGCTTCTAGGGCTAAATCACAGGCGGCATAGCCAATATTTCCGCAGGCTTTGGTTTTGAATCCCCCAGCTTTCAAGATAGCCTCTACCAGGGCAGTAGTGGTAGTTTTGCCGTTAGTGCCAGTTATGCCAATCCAGGGGTAGTCTTTGAGATACTGCCATGCCAACTCCATTTCCCCTATGGTTTTAATGCCTAGGGCGCGTGCCTTTTCCAGTATGGGTATGTCCCAAGGCACTCCTGGGCTAACTACAATTAAGTCTGGTATATTCTCTTCCAGGGAGGGTAAACTTCCCAGTTTGACAGTGATTTTTTCCTTCTCTAGGTTTTCCTTTTGGCTTAAGAGGGAGGGGGATTGGCTACTATCGTAAACAGTTACCTGATAATTTTTTTTGTGTAGGAGTCTGGCGGCGGCTAATCCTGATTTTCCTAAACCTATAACAAAAACTTTACTCATCGATGGTCCGAACAAATGAAAGTTTTTCTAGCTTTTATCCCTGTGATTTTAAAGATTATCTCCTATTTGTTTCCCTAGAGAGCCAATTTTGTTTTGCCTGACGCCAGAGTTTTTTGATTTTTAAATCCAAAGAGATTCCCCGTTGAGTAGGAACAACAATGGTATCACAAAAACGGTCATGAAAAGCGCGCTTCCCCTCCTCATCTATTAAAACACCAATACCGTCCAGGATAACCGGCACCAGTAACAGAAGCATTAAAAGGAAGTCATGGAAATTGATTTTCAAACCAACCATCGCCAGGAAGGAAATAAAGGCAATAATGGCCTCCCTTTTTGCTAGAATGTGTGCCGGCGGAATCCTCTGAAAACGAGCATCCATGATTTTCAAGTCCATTGCCCACCGCCCTAAACTTTGCCCTTTGTTGACGGAAACTACAATCACCCTGAGGATAAACCAAAGAAAAACAAAGACAATAAATTCCAAAAAAATATTTCTCACCAGGGAGGAGAACAGCCAAACAGTGATATAATCGATGAGAAAGGCATAGAATCGACGCTCCAGATTGGGGGCACGACGGTATTTGACTTCTTGGGGGTACATAGGAGTACAACCTGACACAGTCCAGGCGAAGGGGGCCTTGCTAGTCCCTATCTAAGTATAGCAGCTAGCAGTTGCCTCTTCCCAGAATATGACTTGTTGCCGGGGGATGATTTAATATTATTGTCCCCTACTTACCTTTCTGAGTTTCATGAGTATTATTAAGCAGCTACAGAATCAACTGAGGAATAAGGAGCGTTCGGCAGTAGAGATTACAGAGGAATACCTGAGTAGGATAGAGCAATTAGAGCCAAAACTGAAAAGCTTTTTGTGTGTCACCAGGGAGGAAGCATTGGCAACGGCAAGACAGGTGGACGAGAAAATAGCCAAGGGGGAGGAGCTTCCGCCATTAGCAGGAATCCCTATTGCTGTAAAGGACAACATTGTCACCCGGGGCATCCCTACCACTTGTGCTTCCAAGATTCTGGAGAACTTTATCCCCTGTTATGAGTCAACGGTAACCCAAAAACTCAGAAAGCAGTTGGCGGTGATAGTAGGGAAAACAAATCTAGACGAATTTGCCATGGGAAGCTCTACGGAAAACTCCGCCTATGGACGCACTGCTAACCCCTGGGATGTGGAAAGGGTGCCAGGGGGCTCATCAGGAGGCTCAGCGGCGGCAGTGGCGGCGAAAGAGTGTGTAGTGGCCCTGGGCTCGGACACGGGGGGTTCAATCCGTCAACCCGCCTCCTTTTGTGGCGTAGTGGGGCTAAAACCCACATATGGTTTAG
This sequence is a window from Geminocystis sp. M7585_C2015_104. Protein-coding genes within it:
- the psbU gene encoding photosystem II complex extrinsic protein PsbU, with protein sequence MKMWRRVVWMVGVVFFLVTSVAVSPAKAVDVTTVMETTPRVLAAETTRRNEADEVLRKIGQKIDLNNSDVRDFRQLRGFYPKLASIIIQNAPYEKVEDVLNIPGLTEAQKQRLQANLDNFVVTPPSPVFNEGDERYNPGVY
- a CDS encoding UDP-N-acetylmuramoyl-L-alanine--D-glutamate ligase; this encodes MSKVFVIGLGKSGLAAARLLHKKNYQVTVYDSSQSPSLLSQKENLEKEKITVKLGSLPSLEENIPDLIVVSPGVPWDIPILEKARALGIKTIGEMELAWQYLKDYPWIGITGTNGKTTTTALVEAILKAGGFKTKACGNIGYAACDLALEAITNPLDWVVAEISSYQIESSFELSPKIGIWTTFTPDHLERHKTIENYHRIKATLLERSHLKILNADDAHLYNFGLNLQWKNVHWTSIRGKEYLLGDLEKGVYLEDSWIVAFRELIAPVSIFKMVGRHNQQNLLMAIAAARLAGVDKQAIVDAISTFKGVPHRLELVRTINGVDYINDSKATNYDAALVGLDAVEAPVILIAGGLAKKGDDTGWIAKIKEKCAFVLLIGDAAPSLAQRLSQAGFSSHEIVENMAKAVPRSREMAEKFNARVVLLSPACASFDQYSSFEERGDDFRQLCYSL
- a CDS encoding RDD family protein, with the protein product MYPQEVKYRRAPNLERRFYAFLIDYITVWLFSSLVRNIFLEFIVFVFLWFILRVIVVSVNKGQSLGRWAMDLKIMDARFQRIPPAHILAKREAIIAFISFLAMVGLKINFHDFLLMLLLLVPVILDGIGVLIDEEGKRAFHDRFCDTIVVPTQRGISLDLKIKKLWRQAKQNWLSRETNRR